In Anopheles gambiae chromosome 2, idAnoGambNW_F1_1, whole genome shotgun sequence, a single window of DNA contains:
- the LOC1273240 gene encoding probable isocitrate dehydrogenase [NAD] subunit alpha, mitochondrial isoform X2, giving the protein MAARLIKKITVAPFGARTFASGTRKVTLIPGDGIGPEISAAVQKIFAVANVPIEWETVDVTPVRNPDGKFGIPQGAIDSVNRNKVGLKGPLMTPVGKGHRSLNLALRKEFNLYANVRPCRSLEGYKTLYDNVDVVTIRENTEGEYSGIEHEIVDGVVQSIKLITEEASNRVAEYAFKYAKDNNRKKVTVVHKANIMRMSDGLFLRCCRDMAQKYPEIKFEERYLDTVCLNMVQDPRKYDVLVMPNLYGDILSDMCAGLVGGLGLTPSGNMGLNGALFESVHGTAPDIAGKDLANPTALLLSAVMMLRHMELNQHADKIQSACFETIKEAKYLTGDLGGKAKCSEYTNAICDRIK; this is encoded by the exons ATGGCGGCACGATTGATAAAGAAAATT ACGGTTGCACCGTTCGGTGCCCGCACGTTTGCGTCCGGCACGCGCAAAGTGACGCTCATCCCGGGGGATGGCATTGGGCCGGAAATTTCCGCCGCCGTGCAGAAGATCTTCGCCGTCGCCAACGTGCCGATCGAATGGGAAACGGTCGACGTAACGCCGGTGCGG AACCCCGATGGCAAGTTCGGTATCCCGCAGGGCGCCATCGACTCGGTGAACCGCAACAAGGTCGGCCTGAAGGGACCGCTGATGACGCCGGTCGGCAAGGGGCACCGGTCGCTTAATCTGGCCCTGCGCAAAGAGTTCAACCTGTACGCGAACGTGCGCCCGTGCCGCAGCCTCGAGGGCTACAAGACGCTGTACGACAACGTGGACGTGGTGACGATCCGCGAGAACACCGAGGGCGAGTACTCCGGCATCGAGCACGAGATCGTGGACGGTGTGGTGCAGAGCATCAAGCTCATCACCGAGGAAGCGTCGAACCGCGTGGCCGAGTACGCGTTCAAGTACGCCAAAGACAACAACCGCAAGAAGGTGACGGTGGTGCACAAGGCCAACATTATGCGCATGTCGGACGGGCTGTTCCTGCGCTGCTGCCGCGACATGGCGCAAAAGTACCCGGAGATCAAGTTCGAGGAGCGCTACCTCGACACGGTCTGCCTGAACATGGTGCAGGATCCGCGCAAGTACGACGTGCTG GTGATGCCAAACTTGTACGGTGACATTCTGTCCGACATGTGCGCCGGTCTGGTCGGTGGGCTCGGCCTCACGCCGTCCGGCAACATGGGCCTGAACGGTGCGCTGTTCGAATCGGTGCACGGCACGGCGCCCGACATCGCGGGCAAGGATTTGGCCAACCCGACCGCCCTGCTGCTGTCGGCGGTGATGATGCTGCGGCACATGGAGCTGAACCAGCACGCGGACAAGATCCAGAGCGCCTGCTTCGAGACGATCAAGGAGGCGAAGTACCTTACCGGCGATCTCGGCGGCAAGGCCAAGTGCTCCGAGTACACCAATGCCATCTGCGATAGAATCAAGTAA
- the LOC1273240 gene encoding probable isocitrate dehydrogenase [NAD] subunit alpha, mitochondrial isoform X1, producing MAARLIKKILDGEFGSLLTKFSAQLKDNWVKIYITSSSSSSSSNSSSSSSSTNSTVSKAAATNAKRAEPIVQTVAPFGARTFASGTRKVTLIPGDGIGPEISAAVQKIFAVANVPIEWETVDVTPVRNPDGKFGIPQGAIDSVNRNKVGLKGPLMTPVGKGHRSLNLALRKEFNLYANVRPCRSLEGYKTLYDNVDVVTIRENTEGEYSGIEHEIVDGVVQSIKLITEEASNRVAEYAFKYAKDNNRKKVTVVHKANIMRMSDGLFLRCCRDMAQKYPEIKFEERYLDTVCLNMVQDPRKYDVLVMPNLYGDILSDMCAGLVGGLGLTPSGNMGLNGALFESVHGTAPDIAGKDLANPTALLLSAVMMLRHMELNQHADKIQSACFETIKEAKYLTGDLGGKAKCSEYTNAICDRIK from the exons ATGGCGGCACGATTGATAAAGAAAATT TTGGATGGCGAATTTGGAAGCTTGCTGACGAAATTTTCCGCCCAACTGAAGGACAACTGGGTCAAGATTTACATAacctcctcctcttcttcttcttcttccaactcctcctcctcctcctcctccaccaacAGCACCGTTTCCAAGGCAGCAGCCACCAATGCTAAGCGGGCCGAACCGATCGTTCAA ACGGTTGCACCGTTCGGTGCCCGCACGTTTGCGTCCGGCACGCGCAAAGTGACGCTCATCCCGGGGGATGGCATTGGGCCGGAAATTTCCGCCGCCGTGCAGAAGATCTTCGCCGTCGCCAACGTGCCGATCGAATGGGAAACGGTCGACGTAACGCCGGTGCGG AACCCCGATGGCAAGTTCGGTATCCCGCAGGGCGCCATCGACTCGGTGAACCGCAACAAGGTCGGCCTGAAGGGACCGCTGATGACGCCGGTCGGCAAGGGGCACCGGTCGCTTAATCTGGCCCTGCGCAAAGAGTTCAACCTGTACGCGAACGTGCGCCCGTGCCGCAGCCTCGAGGGCTACAAGACGCTGTACGACAACGTGGACGTGGTGACGATCCGCGAGAACACCGAGGGCGAGTACTCCGGCATCGAGCACGAGATCGTGGACGGTGTGGTGCAGAGCATCAAGCTCATCACCGAGGAAGCGTCGAACCGCGTGGCCGAGTACGCGTTCAAGTACGCCAAAGACAACAACCGCAAGAAGGTGACGGTGGTGCACAAGGCCAACATTATGCGCATGTCGGACGGGCTGTTCCTGCGCTGCTGCCGCGACATGGCGCAAAAGTACCCGGAGATCAAGTTCGAGGAGCGCTACCTCGACACGGTCTGCCTGAACATGGTGCAGGATCCGCGCAAGTACGACGTGCTG GTGATGCCAAACTTGTACGGTGACATTCTGTCCGACATGTGCGCCGGTCTGGTCGGTGGGCTCGGCCTCACGCCGTCCGGCAACATGGGCCTGAACGGTGCGCTGTTCGAATCGGTGCACGGCACGGCGCCCGACATCGCGGGCAAGGATTTGGCCAACCCGACCGCCCTGCTGCTGTCGGCGGTGATGATGCTGCGGCACATGGAGCTGAACCAGCACGCGGACAAGATCCAGAGCGCCTGCTTCGAGACGATCAAGGAGGCGAAGTACCTTACCGGCGATCTCGGCGGCAAGGCCAAGTGCTCCGAGTACACCAATGCCATCTGCGATAGAATCAAGTAA